From the Rhea pennata isolate bPtePen1 chromosome 1, bPtePen1.pri, whole genome shotgun sequence genome, the window TGGGTGAAACTGAATCTGAAACAAACCAGCTGGCACAGAGCTTAATTCACCTCCTTCCTTCACTGCACTTTGATCTCCTGACTATTTCTAGTCCCATCTCAGTTGCTCCCTGGGGCAGTTCATTTAAGAGACTGGAGGCCGACACAGCCTCccagctggaaaataaaaagcatttagaGTCTAGATATTTTTGATTCTGAGGGGAAAGCCAGAATCTTTAAGAGTATTTGTTCCTTCTTAGCCTGCTTACAGGGGTGTAGACTTTGTTTTTTGAGATTATGAAGGCTCATATCAGATTTTGTGTGCTGGAAAATTTCACATAATGGCACAAAAAATATCAGGACATACTTGTCTATCCTCTTATATATATGCAAGATTTCATGGGAACTCCTATAGCATTCTCATTTTTATCATGTTAAAGCCAATATACTTACTGCTCTTGGCACATTAGATGATAAATGTACAGAAAACAATGATCCTTTCTCTAAATGTGTGCTACAGGATCTTGTACTAACATAAAAAGGACTGGTTGGAggtgtgaaggttgggggcagccttggctgcagtgaccatgagatggtggaatTCAGGATCCTTgtgtggaggaagcagggcaataagcAGGATCGCAACCCttgacttcaggagagcagactttggcctcttcagagaagtacctggaggaatcccatgggttaaggccctacAAGgaagggggtccaggagagctggataatattcaagcatcatttcctccaagctcaggagCAATGCATCcccaggagaaagaagtccagccaaaggggcaggagacctgcatggatgagcaaggagctcctggcaaaactcagacagaagaagcaagcacacagaatgtggaagaggggacagaccACCTGGGAGGATTACAAGAGcactgtcagagtatgcaggggtgtgacgaggaaggctaaggcccgtATGGAATTAAatgtggcaagggatgtcaaggacaacaagaagggcttcttccaATACCTcagaagcaagaggaagacaaGAGAAAATATGGGCTTGCTGATGAATGGGATAGGGATGCAGGAcccagagaaggcagagttactgaatgccttctttgtttcagttttaaagcTAAGACTAGCCCTCAGGAatccagagcctggagacaagagagaaagtctggagaaacaaagactttcccttggtcgaAGAGAatcaggttagagatctttcaggcaaacttgacattcacaaatccatgggacctgatgggatgcacccacgggtactaatggagctggcagatgttattgctaggccgctctccatcatctctgaaaggtcatggagaacgggagaggtgcctgaggactagaagaaagccaatgtcactccagtcttccaaaagggcaagaagaaggacccaggcaactacagacttgtcagcctcacctccatccctggaaaggtgatgggacaGCTCCTTcaggatgtcatctccaagcatatggaggaaaagaaggcggtcaggagtagtcagcatggattcaccaaggggaaatcatgcttcaccaatctgatagccctctatgatggaatgactggttgggtagatgatggcagagcagtggacattgtgtaaatgacttcagcaaggctttcgacactgtctcccatcacatccttCTTGGCAAGCTctggaagtgcaggctagaggagtggacagtgaggtgtaTTGAGAacaggtgaccctgcttgagcagagggtttggactggatgatctccagaagtcccttccaatatcagccattctgtgattctgtgaacttgCTGAAAGGCTGAGCTCAGAGGGTTACGCTCGGgggtgcagagtctagttgcaggcctgtagctagtggtgtcccccaggcctcagtactggggccagtcctgttcaacttagtcatcaatgacctggatgaggggacagagtgcctcctcagcaattttgctgatgataacaaactgggaggagtggctgatacaccagagggctgtgctgccattcagagagacctggacaggctggagagctgggtggagaagaacctcatgaggttcaacaagggcaagtgcagagtcctgcacctaggaaggaataaccccatgcaccagtacaagctgggggctgaccttctgggaagcggctctgcagagaaggacctgggagtgctggtggatgacaagttgaccatgagccagcaatgtgcccttgtggccaagaaggccagtagtatcctggggtacattaggaagactgttgccagcaggtcgagggaggtgatcctgcccctctactcagccctggtgaggcctcatctcaagtactgtgtccaattctgggctcccagtacaagagagacacggaggTACTGGGGAGAGttcagcatagggctacgaagatgatcagaggaccggagcatctgccctatgaggaacggttgcgagagctgggcctgtttatcccagagaagggaagactgagaggggatcttattaatgtctacaaataccttaagagaggatgtcaagaggatggggccaggctcttttgCAGTGGTGCTgagcaacaggacaagaggcaacgggcacaaactgaaatgcaggaagcTCCAcatgaatatgaggaagaacttgactgtgagagtgacagagcactggaccaggttgcccagagaggttgtggagtctgcttctctggagatattcaaaacccacctggatgcaagcctgtctaacatgttctaggtgaccctgctgagcggggaggttcgactagatgatctccagaagtcccttccaaccttacccattctgtgattctgtgataaataGCAAATCATAATTTCTGGCAACTTTCACCCCTCATGGTAGCAATGCCCTTTGTCTAGATTTAATGCTATCCACATATTCATTTTCACTGGCTGCAACTCCATTGTTGTAAATAGCTAGATTATTTTCACCTTGATGCTTTCCTCCTGCTTCAAACCAAGGGACAAAAGAAGCTATTTGGATAACTATAGGATTATCTGCAGGTTTTCTAAGTTTTTGAAGAATGCAAAACAAGGGAGGCTGGTGGACTCCCTTTGCATGTAACCAAGACAGATAGCCTGACAATATGCTTTAGTCTGGGGCAGGTAGTTACATTAAAATCTTCTCAGTGTTCTTGACAGATTGAATTTTCTGTAGAATTTCAACTTCTCTAACCCATAACAGAAACACATCCTGTTAATGAGCTTTTTGTATTTAGGCTCctagaaaattttctttttttttccaaagcatatGTAATTCTTTTAGGAGGTGGATTATTTGTAGGAAACatttttaggaatttttttGTCTGGATTACCAGTAAAAATATGCAAGTTGGGAGCAGGGTGAAGGTTTCACGGATTTTACATCAGTGAAAAGGAAGTTTCAGTGGTATCCTACCAGTACCACTCAAGGTACTGGACCTTGAGTTCTTTAAGTGGTACTCAAGGTCTCTGACATCATCCTCCAAATCCTCTTCATTTTTGAACACTTGGACAACACTGATGAGAGCTTACAGGCCTTTGCTCTTCTGCTCAAACGCTGATGAGATCTGTGTTCTTACCCAGTGTCTTCCCCAGGGTATCCTTAACAAAATCAACTGCAGGGGTGAACTCTCTGTTGACATGGATCTGTAAAGCATTAAGGGAggctcacatttttttcagctagtTCCACTGGCCAATCTCATAACACTTGTGTTTGACAGATCTCCAGCCTCTGCGTATTTGTAGCTGTAGGCACTCTCCTTCCAAGAAAGGACAGGACCTTTCATAGAATGCAGGTCCCCAGCCATGCCCATACACTTGGGGGTCTTGAGACCCTACCCAATTCAAAAAAATTATGATGCACATGGACAGATAACTCTGCCATATCCATCTTTGGTTAGAAGGGGAACACACACTTGTCTCACTGCCATGAGTCAGACTCACTGCCTGACTGGATGCCAATTTATCAGTGTCCTCAGAATGATTGGAGCCTGGTGTTTCCTGTGAAATGCTaagaaaagacttcaaaaatctctttttttttctgtgcttgtcCTGCACCTGAGGGATGTTGCTGCCTTACCCCACTTAGGCATTCTCCAGCTCTCAACATACTATGTCAAGCCAACAGGACTGAATCAGCCACTTGAAAAGGAAGGGTGGAGGAAAGGGGTCTCAGGTGCCATCTGGGgctgtgaagaaaatgtttaaagaaagagaagttcTGACCTTTGATACACGTTGGTTTCTGGAGGTAATAAACTATATACTGCTCAAATCCTGAGTTTCCCTCCTCTCACTCTCTCTTCAGATCCTCACAGCAAACCTATAGCAAAACCCTCCACTTAGCCCAGCTAGGCATGGAGGAGGGACTGAGAATGCTGTGGATGGTATGGGAATAGTGGCTGGGATAGGATGGGGGAACAGTCTTTGGTTCAGGGATATTTCCTCCCTCAGTTCATTTGCAAGGACCTTGGGTGGAAACAGTGTTATCACAGAAAGCTTTCTTTCCGTGTTGTTCTCCTCACAAGTATCTCAGAACTGAAGTCAAGAGTCTAGCCTGGCTGCTGTTTCAGCCATGTCATCCCTCCCAAAGGCATCATCCACATCCTCACAGTGAGGACAGGTCTGCTGAAGTGCTTTCAACCAGCATCTGTCACTGAGAAACTTCTCTAGTTCAGGACAAGCCCAGCTACCCTCTCTGTCTAGCAGCAGCCAATATCTGCATGTCTGCTATCCAATCcccagagaagacagaaaaatgtgagGACCCCTTCCAAGGCCCTTATCAGCATTACAAACCTCAGTGCCTTTTCCTCCCTTACTTTTATTGTCATGTGTATGAACACATCAATAGCTTCTAGAAGGCAAGTTAGAAATTTCTGCTGTAGAATCCTAGCAATCTcagaagggacttctggaggtcCTAGTCCAGCCCATTGCTTACAGCAGAGTTAACTTCAAAGCTCCATAGGACTAGACAAGATTTGAGGCTTTAGTTTTGTCCCATGCTCATTACAATTATTTACTGTCTTTAAATCTTGTAGTAGTATTTGCCTCAAAGTAGTTCTCTAATGTGTTTGCTGAGACCCTCCCCTTCTCATTTTTATCAGACCTGGCAGGAGATTAAAATATTCTCTACaactttgttcattttaaataacGCAGCTAAACCTTTGCTCATAGCAGttaataaatattcattgaCATGAGAGCCAATATTCTGTGTTAATATTTTAGCCTAGTAGACTGTCAACTGTAAAATCACTTTTAATGTGAGttttaaattctgcatttctcttttgtcaGATAGCACCAAATTAACTTCCTCAGTTAcagtgacaatttttttttttacattattcaAAGCCACTTACCATAACTTTTAATGGTTGTAGCccagagaaagcaaatattacTCTGTTCTCTCAATCTGCCATCGGGAGGATCTGAGGGCAGCTAGGGTGCTGAATTTCCTTTGGATTagacagagaaacaaaagccttttaattttttcttaataattagTATATAAAGAGATTGGTATTTTGAAAAGCTACTGGGGAATgaagtattaaataaaatgtcgaagttgatttcttttccctgttccTGTCCAAAATTGTTCTTCACTAATTTGTCTGAATCATCCCATTCTGCCAAAATGTAGGAAACACTAAAAATAACATTGCCTTGCATCTTTCAGATTCttgcctctgctgcagtctagCATGCACCAGAACTCTCACTGGTATTCTTACAGAAATTACAATAACTGCAGCAACTACATTGGACTTATGCTAATAGATTTTAACACTCTTTGGGCATCCATATTTATATGATAAAAGTCGCATGATGAGACCAGCATCTTATCCTTATGCTGCCGTAAGAACAATACAAATCTGAAGTATCTTCCTATACAAGAAAAGATGGTTCCCTCCATGACACCAAAGTCATACTCTTGTCAAATCCATATCCACTTTCAATGtcattattttgaataattcaaAGTAAGATGAATTTATACTAATGATCTTTTCACTTGTGATGGGATGCTAGAATACAGCCTCATTTCACAGcttaatttctgcttctttcaaagcattggctttcttcttttaaacttcCAATAACAATCTTTATGTTTTCTATACTGAAAACCTTAACAACAATCCAAGAATATTTATCATCTTCTCATTTTGAAATCTACTTTCaatttgacagaaaaatagTGAAAACAGTACAGCAGCGTAAAAAATTTTATGCTGATTTTTTGATCATGCTAAGCATGTCTGTGATTACAGAAATGAGATTACAAACTAGTCAAAGCTCTTCTTCCTCACAAGTTGGTAAAGATATTTCCCTTTAGCTAAAGTCGTATGTCAGAGACCTTATGTTTAGCAGAGATGTAGTCTTGTCAGAGATGTACAGATGCATGCTGAATTCTGCCTGGATGTTTACCCTTATGAAGTCTAGAGAGAATCTGGTCCTAACCTAGTCGTAAGGCTGTTTTCCACCAAGCACACGCTTGTTCTACCAAAACTTACCACACCCACACATAACAGCCCTGACAGTACCCCAGTTTAGCTGAGctattctcttcctcttcaacaTTTTTCTCAGGACCTTTCTGATTTCCTGGTTTCTCAGGCTGTAAATGAGGGGATATAGTAATGGGGTGATGTTAGTGTAGACCAGGGATACCATCTTATCTCGGGCTGGTGAGTAACTGGACTTAGGACGAATGTACATGAAGCTGGCACATCCATAGTGCAGAAAGGTGATGGCCAAGTGTGAAGAGCAGGTGGAAAAGGCCTTGCCTCTTCCCATAGAGGAGTGGACATGCAGCAAAGCAGTAGCAATACAAGCATAAGAAGTCAGGATtagcaggaaagggaagagcaggaggaCTACACAGGCAGCCAGCAAGGGCAGCTCTAGGGTGTAATTCTGAGTACAAGCAaggtgcagcacagcagggacaTCACAGAAGAAGTGATTGATGTGATGTGACTGACAGAAAGGTAAGTGGAAAACAGCCACTGTCAACCCCAGGGCAACAGCAAAGCCACCCAGGCAGGATGCCACAGCTAGCTTGAGGCAGAGCCCATCACTCATCACTGCCACATAGTGAAGAGGCTGACAGATGGCAACATAATGGTCATAGGACATTGCCACCAGAAGGAAGCACTCAGTTCCACCAAGTGCCACAAAGAGGTGCATCTGGGCAGCGCAACCTATGAAAGAAATGGTGGTACCATCCGCTGTCAGGCTGAGGAGTGCCTTCGGAACAATGACTAAAGTATAGCAGAATTCAATGGCAGAGAGctgatggaggaagaaaagcatggGAGGACGGGAAGGCTCCATAACTACTGCCATGAAGATCACCACATTCCCTGCCAATGTAGCCAGATggacagtaagaaaaaaaaggaagaggagggctcGGAGAGAAAGCAGCTCAGAGAATCCGAGCAGGAGAAATCCCATAGTTGCATTGGTGCTTCCGTTGTCTCTCTCCGTGCAGTCTTCACATGGCATCTACAGGgacagaaacagaaggaagataGTTAAATTTGACTTGATGCTTGGCAGTCAGCTCTATGTTGGAAATAATGCTGCAATAGTGTAGCAACAGTGTAGTGAAGTTTAGTTTGGGACTTTATGGGGAGGaaggttattttatttaaaaacaaaactggttTCCCTCACTCACATTCATACTCTCAGACCCATATTCTTACAACCAGCAAGATGTCTGTGCTCAAATGATCTACCCAGGATTCTTCACCATGACACTGTTGAAAGGAATGTCAGCTGCTGGGTTTTCATCACTTCTGTGTTATTCTGAGGCTGGTAACCACATACAGGTTTTGTATATGCTTTAGTTACCCTTTAGGACCCCACAGTGATTAGTTTCTCCATCCTGTCCTGCCTTTGAAAGTCATCAGGATTTATTcattgttctctctctctctcctgatCTGAGTGTCTTAAGAAGCTGCCTTTGGATGTGCTGGGATCCTGACCTGCTAATCTAAGTGCCGTCAGACCTGCTATACTTAGACACCTCCTGCTTCTGTTCCTTCCGCTGCTTCCACTCCCAAGCACACTCATTCATTCTCTAGTCACACCAGTTTTAACATTTCTATTGCAGTTCTCTATATCTGTGCCAAAGATGttcaaggagaagcagaaagtggGCTGGAGCTTTTACTTTATATTCTGACAGCATTTAATGGGGATTTCAGATGTTCACTCACTGGCTCCTCTCTTCCCCATCATGGATCTGCCTCAAAGTCCACACTGGATATAGTTTCAAATGGAAGGGGTCAGTGATTAGCCATGAGGGTTGTGAACTCTAACTCAACATTTTTGCTTCTTATGTCTTTATGCCTTGCTGAGCACTGTGGCATCAGAGTTAAAGCAAGCATGTTTCCAGACTCAAAATCAAAGATGTCCTTAGCAGTATACTCTGTATaacaaaatgtttataaaaacacaaagctAATACCCTGGATTTAGAGAGAATGCGACTGTGCTTATCATGGGAGGGATGCAAAGTTCCTAGGGATTTTTGAGGAGACATCTGAAATTCTTTGAAAGGGGATTAAATTAGAAATTCAcaatcagaagagaaaagtgagcagtggaaaaataaaacagaacaaatggaAACTAGGAGGGATGAAGTTTCTTAAAGCAGCTACAGTAAATAGATAGATTCCAACAGGAACCACtccccaccaccatcaccaTTCTCAGGTCCCCATATACCCCagatattttcctcttccttttcctgacCTTGCTCCTCTCAGCTGCCTTTCCAGTCATGCTTTAGTTTTCCTCTACAAGGTTTGACTTTTGCCTACATTGACAAAAAGCCCTAAGGCATGGTTTACGTCTACCTTTAAGAACAGGCACAAAGTTGAGAGATAGCTTTCTATCCTGGATCAAAACCTGACCAAATCTGAACACTGGGCTAGCACCTGAGCAAGACCTCATGGCACTGAATAAAAACCATGTGAACAATGGAATACAGAGTGATGTAAATTGTTTAAGTTGTAGAGATCTAGTAAAGATAAGAACATAAAAAACAGGATAATAAACTATATTTACTGGTCACAGGAAATTAGTTCTCATTACTCATATGTGCATTGTGTAATACGATACCTATTACAAGGAATAACTCCAACTCTTTCTACACTTTACTGTAAACCAGGAATCAGAGCTGAGATTCCTTGAAGGCTTCTGCTCACATCAAAAACACTGCAGTATGATAGGATAAAGGAGGTAGaaaattacatgaaatattCCAATGCTATTATTTAAATCCTCTAGATTCTCTCATCTCGaacattttatattcatttcatGTAGGATAACTAGAAAGACTAGGAAGtcaatgacaaaaaaatattGGTGGTGAGAGAGATATTCCTAAGAAAGAAGACTTCTCAAAATAGCTCCAGAAAGGAATAATCAATAAAGTAGTGGAAGTGAATCTAATAAGCCTACAcaccttttcctttatttttgccACTGCAGTCTCTGGAATTTTCTGCCCAAGTTGCTCCTGTGATCCAGTATCTCAGCAGGATTCAAAACATTTGGGGACTCAGGAGAATAATGAAGAAGTCTACATTTCTTCTACCAGAGGTGAAAAGTTAGGATTTAAATATCTGTCCTGCAGAGCATAAGCCAGCAAATGACAAAGTTAGGAAGAAACCTTGTCGTAAGCTAAAAGACAAAATCAGGGACAGTCAGTAAAGACCAAAAGGGAGCTGGTCAGAGAACAGTTGTACCACAAAAGCAGGTAGCTCAACAAGAACATGGCTCAGCACACTTCCCAGTGGTTGTAAAGCCATGGCCACCTCCTATATTGGCCTGTTACTGCTCCAGAACTCTGGCTAACAGCTATTTTAGCTACTCTGGTTATAAAGCTTTCTTGTTACAGTATAGGTCctgacagaaagcagaaataatgagATTTTAACAGGATTCCATtaaacaggagaagaaaaaggagaaggaaggaaacaagagtttctcttcctttcatttaGAGCTAATTCATGACAACTTACCTCCTCTGGGTTAGAAGACAAGGAAATTACAGACTTCTTCCTCCCAAAGATGCACCCGATTCAGTCTCAGCTGAGGTTCTGTTTCTCTGCCAGTCTGGGGTCCCTCTGGTTGTGAGTGTTCCCTAGAGCCAAAGTTTTCTGCCAGCATTTCATAAACGTTCTCTCTTCTACTCTGCAGGACCCAGCTCCTTATATACAATACAAAATAGagctctttcctccttcctcactGCCCCTACCCTCCCTGCATGAATGACAGGCAGTTCCATCCCTCCCGAGGAAAGGGAGGTTACAGTTTTTCCATAAATCAAGCAAGAGGATGTAAGTGCACCTCCAGAGAAACCTTTCTTGAAAGGTTCTTGCTCCTTCCACTGGAGCAGCTGGAAAGAGCTGATCACTCATAAAGCAAGTGTATACCCCAAACAGCAATGATTTGCCTAGCAGAATGCACCGCTGCCCTTAAAGCAAGATCTCTCTGTCAGTCTTTAGGTAAGTTGAACTCATAGTTTGTGAGTAACTCTAtagacaaaggaaaacagatatAAAGATCTTTAAACCAACCTGTGCAAGTAGTGCAGAGTTTTCACCAGTTTGACTGACTCAGATGAAATCACTGTTCACCAATGCATTAGACTGATATTATTTGGGCCCAGTTTATGTCTGTGGCCATTGCTACTTTCATTCCTGACCACTTACACTGAAAACATTAAAGAGATCTGTAGGCTTATGTAAGTAGAAAACAAGAGGCAAAGTCAAGATTTTTGACTGCTAAAATGGAACTATTTTCTGTTAACCCAGCTTGGCATGAGTATGCAAATAtgatattctgaaatatttgaaatatattgagAAGAATGCTACCTTTTAAAGTAGTTTCCTATcgtattttatttatatggaATAGTCAGTTTGGGACAAAGCTATCCTATGTGTCAGTACAGTCTAAGGACTGACTGTATTGGGAGAGGCTCTGCAGAACAGAGCCTGGGGTCCTTGGTGGGAAGTAAGACAAATGTGAGCCAGGAAGGGGCCTTTGCAGCAGGGATGGCTACTTGCATACCAAGCTGCATTAGCCAGCAGGTGAAGACAGTGACTCTTCTCCCTTGGCACACATGAGACCACATCTGTAATATTGAATATATTGTTGGAATCTCCCTATAAGAGAGATAGTGACAAATGGGCATGAGTCCAGGAGAGGGCCTCAGAGATGAGGAGAAGGTTGGAGCACATGATGTCAAAGGAGAGGCAGAAGGAGTTGGGTTTGTTCATCACGGAGAAGAGGAGGCCAAAACGGGATCTAGTTGATGACTTCAGCTATCTGATGGGGAGTTACAGAGACAAGGCAGCAGAGTTCTCTCGGAGGTGTACGATGAGACAGTCAGAAAATGTGCATCAGGGGAAATCttactggaaaggaaaaatatttctcctcaCAAAGTGGTTCAGCACTGAAACAGCTGTTCCGAGAGGCTGGGGGGTCTTtatccttggagatgttcagaaCTTGCCTGAACAAGGCTGTTAGCAACCTGGTCTAGGTCTGGAGTTAGTGGTGATGTGAGCAGGTTTGAATTAGAcacctccagaggttccttctcacttaaatatttctgtgaatctATGATTCTGCCTAAGCTTCATCAGACTTCCAGTATGGACAGAAGCAGAACTAAAGACATTTATTGTCACAAACCAGAATACCTCTGGAGTTTAGGTCCCTCCAAGACCCTAAGTGGGATACTGTAGCACCGCAATTTTGATATTAGACATAAATTAAATGCCGAAGTTTACTCTCTTTTTTAAACCTGTCACATAACTTCTTGGGATTAATAAAGCTATGTCAGTGGGGTCTCTTCTTGTGCCTCAATTCCCTTCCTTAATTTTCAAtatatgttctttttctttcagctttccccTTACACTTGTACTGTTTAAGATGCTGCAAACTATTCTGGGCAGGGAATGTCCTAACAGTGTTTGAAAATCAAATTCTTAATTGtataataacaaataaaacaacaatTCTGAAGCATCTCTCTGTGGCATGTTGTCTCTGCAGCTGTAACAGGAGCAAGAACTGGGAGCTGGTTATTTTGTAATTCCACCTGACAAATCTGGTAGAATATAAATGAAAGTGAAACAGTGAAAAGTCTGTTTCAATCAAATGCTATACAGGGTAAGGTTGATCCAGCAACCTTATGGTTGCTCCATATTGTGAGAATTTCAGAACATCAGCTGATTAATCTCAGATTTAGGTTCTGtttctgttataaaataaaatctagggGGTTGAGtgccatttcttctttcaattCTTTTCTCTGACACAAACTATAGAAGGAAATATGCTACCttgataaaattataaaaataattacaaagaaCTGATTTGACTACTCTGTTACAACTTTCTTTAGCCTCATCTTCAGCTGGCCTCTTTCTACCACCAGACTGGAGGTGAATCTAGATGAGTCAGCACATACTCACGGACCAGTATCACACAGTCAGTAGtaatatgcattatttttcttttttaaactttagtGAGTAGCcttacactgaaataaataaagcaaattattgtttcagttgtgtgtgtgtgcagataAGCTGTCACTTATTAACATGTAACTTATCCCTTCCCACAGCCTTTCAACCAATGCCTACGTATTACCTCCAAAACATGGCGCACTGACTGAATAGAGAAGAGTTAGCTGGAGTAAGCTATGTATTCCAGTGCCAGAATACATAACAAGACAAACAACTAGCAGGAGAGAATGAGAATATGCATGTTGAAGTGATTCCATTCTTCCTCCTCTAACCCACATCTTTCAGGTTCCCAGCGTTTTCATCACATCAGTTTACAGCCAAATTCCTGATAGATTAATAAAAGCTGCCTGCTAGCATTAGTGTTTGTCTTGAGTTTGGAGCATGTTAGAGGTATGTGCCTTACTCCTTACTATGGAATTTGACCCTGTCCTCCTCCCCCCACACTTTCTGTAACTGTGtctgcaattttcttttttttcagtaaggcTTTGGGATTGGCCTTCCCTAGCCCAAATTTGAATAAGGAGTTTCTTGGAATCA encodes:
- the LOC134138427 gene encoding olfactory receptor 10AC1, which encodes MPCEDCTERDNGSTNATMGFLLLGFSELLSLRALLFLFFLTVHLATLAGNVVIFMAVVMEPSRPPMLFFLHQLSAIEFCYTLVIVPKALLSLTADGTTISFIGCAAQMHLFVALGGTECFLLVAMSYDHYVAICQPLHYVAVMSDGLCLKLAVASCLGGFAVALGLTVAVFHLPFCQSHHINHFFCDVPAVLHLACTQNYTLELPLLAACVVLLLFPFLLILTSYACIATALLHVHSSMGRGKAFSTCSSHLAITFLHYGCASFMYIRPKSSYSPARDKMVSLVYTNITPLLYPLIYSLRNQEIRKVLRKMLKRKRIAQLNWGTVRAVMCGCGKFW